A genomic window from Vigna radiata var. radiata cultivar VC1973A chromosome 2, Vradiata_ver6, whole genome shotgun sequence includes:
- the LOC106755570 gene encoding tRNA-specific adenosine deaminase 2-like has translation MTSPEILSFMELAIHQARLALDALEVPVGCVIVEDAKVIASGRNRTTETRNATRHAEMEAIDLLLGQWQKNGHSMSEIAEKFSNCSLYVTCEPCIMCASALSILGIKEVFYGCSNDKFGGCGSILSLHSSNTTTVNNEVPSGKNFKCTGGIMASEAVLLFRTFYEQGNPNAPKPHRPLARQT, from the exons ATGACATCTCCTGAGATCCTTTCGTTCATGGAGCTAGCCATACACCAG GCGAGGTTAGCTTTGGATGCTCTTGAAGTGCCTGTTGG ATGTGTAATTGTTGAGGATGCCAAGGTAATAGCCTCAGGCAGGAACCGAACTACTGAGACACGAAAT GCTACAAGGCATGCAGAAATGGAAGCTATAGACCTGCTTCTTGGGCAGTGGCAGAAAAATGGACATTCAATGTCTGAAATTGCTGAAAAATTCTCAAACTGCAGTCTTTATGTTACCTGTGAACCATGCATAATGTGCGCATCTGCTTTATCAATTTTAG GTATAAAGGAAGTATTTTATGGCTGTTCAAATGATAAATTTGGAGGGTGTGGATCGATACTGTCCTTGCATTCAAGTAACACCACAACAGTCAATAA TGAAGTTCCAtcaggaaagaatttcaaatgtaCTGGAGGTATAATGGCATCAGAAGCTGTTCTTCTCTTTCGAACATTCTATGAGCAAGGAAATCCCAATG CTCCAAAGCCACACAGGCCTTTAGCACGTCAGACATGA
- the LOC111241262 gene encoding uncharacterized protein LOC111241262 isoform X2, whose product MHLPGFSIHTYSLAQAISITSMSPCSRQVIRYFSIFHWLVPDKQTISPIGIRGVFFWSWCHSHCIMFDSEFWKWMDCRFTSIVVGSFHPFFAGDCLFNRFLYNRD is encoded by the exons ATGCATTTACCAGGTTTTTCAATCCATACGTACTCATTGGCACAG gCAATAAGCATAACTTCTATGTCTCCTTGCAGTAGACAAGTTATCAGATATTTCTCAATATTTCATTGGCTTGTTCCAG ATAAACAAACCATATCGCCCATTGGCATCAGGGGAGTATTCTTTTGGAGCTGGTGTCATTCTCACTGCATCATGTTTGATTCTG AGTTTTGGAAGTGGATGGATTGTAGGTTCACCTCCATTGTTGTGGGCTCTTTCCATCCATTTTTTGCTGGGGACTGCTTATTCAATCGGT TTTTGTATAACAGGGACTGA
- the LOC106776870 gene encoding extensin-2 isoform X2, whose translation MGTRQWPRLIIAFAICLMAISVGADDYKPTYGEPWNNYQRPYQQQKPPYYYNSPPYYYKSPPPQSPSPPPPYYYKSPPPPSPSPPPPYYYKSPPPPSPSPPPPYVYKSPPPPSPSPPPPYYYKSPPPPSPSPPPPYYYKSPPPPSPSPPPPYVYKSPPPPSPSPPPPYYYKSPPPPSPSPPPPYVYKSPPPPSPSPPPPYYYKSPPPPSPSPPPPYYYKSPPPPSPSPPPPYVYKSPPPPSPSPPPPYYYKSPPPPSPSPPPPYVYKSPPPPSPSPPPPYYYKSPPPPSPSPPPPYYYKSPPPPSPSPPPPYVYKSPPPPSPSPPPPYYYKSPPPPSPSPPPPYYYKSPPPPSPSPPPPYYYKSPPPPSPSPPPPYYYKSPPPPSPSPPPPYVYKSPPPPSPSPPPPYYYKSPPPPSPSPPPPYYYKSPPPPSPSPPPPYYPYLYNSPPPPAY comes from the exons ATGGGAACGAGGCAATGGCCTCGTTTGATCATTGCATTCGCAATTTGCCTAATGGCTATCAGTGTTGGTGCTGATGACTATAAGCCCACCTATGGCGAACCATGGAACAATTATCAACGCCcatatcaacaacaaaaaccTCCTTATTATTACAACTCACCTCCATATTACTACaaatcaccaccaccacaatcTCCATCACCACCTCCTCCATACTACTACAAGTCTCCACCTCCACCATCTCCATCACCTCCTCCTCCATATTACTACAAGTCCCCACCACCACCATCTCCTTCACCCCCTCCACCATATGTCTATAAGTCACCACCAcctccatctccatcacctCCTCCTCCATACTACTACAAGTCCCCTCCTCCACCATCGCCCTCACCACCTCCTCCGTATTACTACAAGTCCCCACCACCACCATCTCCTTCACCCCCTCCACCATACGTGTATAAGTCACCACCAcctccatctccatcacctCCTCCTCCATATTACTACAAGTCCCCACCAcctccatctccatcacctCCTCCACCATATGTCTACAAGTCACCACCACCTCCCTCCCCATCACCACCTCCTCCATACTATTACAAGTCCCCGCCCCCACCATCTCCCTCGCCACCTCCTCCATATTACTACAAATCTCCACCCCCACCATCTCCTTCACCTCCTCCACCATACGTATATAAGTCACCACCACCTCCATCTCCTTCACCTCCTCCACCATACTACTACAAGTCCCCACCTCCACCATCTCCTTCGCCTCCTCCACCATATGTATATAAGTCACCTCCAcctccatctccatcacctCCTCCTCCATATTACTACAAGTCCCCTCCTCCACCATCACCCTCACCACCTCCTCCATATTACTACAAATCTCCACCTCCACCATCTCCTTCACCTCCTCCACCATATGTTTATAAGTCACCACCAcctccatctccatcacctCCTC CTCCATACTACTACAAGTCTCCACCCCCACCATCACCTTCACCACCACCTCCATATTACTACAAGTCCCCACCCCCACCTTCTCCCTCCCCTCCTCCTCCATACTACTATAAGTCCCCGCCTCCACCATCGCCTTCACCTCCTCCACCATATTATTATAagtcaccaccaccaccttcacCTTCACCACCTCCTCCGTACGTATATAAGTCTCCCCCTCCACCTTCTCCATCACCTCCTCCACCGTATTACTACAAGTCACCACCTCCACCATCTCCTTCACCTCCTCCACCATATTACTATAAGTCCCCACCTCCTCCTTCACCTTCTCCTCCTCCACCATACTACCCCTACTTGTATAACTCACCCCCGCCTCCTGCATATTAA
- the LOC106776870 gene encoding extensin-2 isoform X1 has protein sequence MGTRQWPRLIIAFAICLMAISVGADDYKPTYGEPWNNYQRPYQQQKPPYYYNSPPYYYKSPPPQSPSPPPPYYYKSPPPPSPSPPPPYYYKSPPPPSPSPPPPYVYKSPPPPSPSPPPPYYYKSPPPPSPSPPPPYYYKSPPPPSPSPPPPYVYKSPPPPSPSPPPPYYYKSPPPPSPSPPPPYVYKSPPPPSPSPPPPYYYKSPPPPSPSPPPPYYYKSPPPPSPSPPPPYVYKSPPPPSPSPPPPYYYKSPPPPSPSPPPPYVYKSPPPPSPSPPPPYYYKSPPPPSPSPPPPYYYKSPPPPSPSPPPPYVYKSPPPPSPSPPPPYYYKSPPPPSPSPPPPYYYKSPPPPSPSPPPPYVYKSPPPPSPSPPPPYYYKSPPPPSPSPPPPYYYKSPPPPSPSPPPPYYYKSPPPPSPSPPPPYYYKSPPPPSPSPPPPYYYKSPPPPSPSPPPPYVYKSPPPPSPSPPPPYYYKSPPPPSPSPPPPYYYKSPPPPSPSPPPPYYPYLYNSPPPPAY, from the coding sequence ATGGGAACGAGGCAATGGCCTCGTTTGATCATTGCATTCGCAATTTGCCTAATGGCTATCAGTGTTGGTGCTGATGACTATAAGCCCACCTATGGCGAACCATGGAACAATTATCAACGCCcatatcaacaacaaaaaccTCCTTATTATTACAACTCACCTCCATATTACTACaaatcaccaccaccacaatcTCCATCACCACCTCCTCCATACTACTACAAGTCTCCACCTCCACCATCTCCATCACCTCCTCCTCCATATTACTACAAGTCCCCACCACCACCATCTCCTTCACCCCCTCCACCATATGTCTATAAGTCACCACCAcctccatctccatcacctCCTCCTCCATACTACTACAAGTCCCCTCCTCCACCATCGCCCTCACCACCTCCTCCGTATTACTACAAGTCCCCACCACCACCATCTCCTTCACCCCCTCCACCATACGTGTATAAGTCACCACCAcctccatctccatcacctCCTCCTCCATATTACTACAAGTCCCCACCAcctccatctccatcacctCCTCCACCATATGTCTACAAGTCACCACCACCTCCCTCCCCATCACCACCTCCTCCATACTATTACAAGTCCCCGCCCCCACCATCTCCCTCGCCACCTCCTCCATATTACTACAAATCTCCACCCCCACCATCTCCTTCACCTCCTCCACCATACGTATATAAGTCACCACCACCTCCATCTCCTTCACCTCCTCCACCATACTACTACAAGTCCCCACCTCCACCATCTCCTTCGCCTCCTCCACCATATGTATATAAGTCACCTCCAcctccatctccatcacctCCTCCTCCATATTACTACAAGTCCCCTCCTCCACCATCACCCTCACCACCTCCTCCATATTACTACAAATCTCCACCTCCACCATCTCCTTCACCTCCTCCACCATATGTTTATAAGTCACCACCAcctccatctccatcacctCCTCCTCCATATTACTACAAGTCCCCGCCCCCACCATCACCTTCACCACCTCCTCCATATTACTACAAATCTCCTCCTCCACCATCTCCTTCACCTCCTCCACCATATGTATACAAGTCACCACCACCTCCATCTCCGTCACCTCCTCCTCCATATTACTACAAGTCCCCACCCCCACCTTCTCCCTCCCCTCCTCCTCCATACTACTACAAGTCTCCACCCCCACCATCACCTTCACCACCACCTCCATATTACTACAAGTCCCCACCCCCACCTTCTCCCTCCCCTCCTCCTCCATACTACTATAAGTCCCCGCCTCCACCATCGCCTTCACCTCCTCCACCATATTATTATAagtcaccaccaccaccttcacCTTCACCACCTCCTCCGTACGTATATAAGTCTCCCCCTCCACCTTCTCCATCACCTCCTCCACCGTATTACTACAAGTCACCACCTCCACCATCTCCTTCACCTCCTCCACCATATTACTATAAGTCCCCACCTCCTCCTTCACCTTCTCCTCCTCCACCATACTACCCCTACTTGTATAACTCACCCCCGCCTCCTGCATATTAA
- the LOC111241262 gene encoding uncharacterized protein LOC111241262 isoform X1 translates to MHLPGFSIHTYSLAQAISITSMSPCSRQVIRYFSIFHWLVPDKQTISPIGIRGVFFWSWCHSHCIMFDSEFWKWMDCRFTSIVVGSFHPFFAGDCLFNRCKFILMAYTLHFPPGYLGHNF, encoded by the exons ATGCATTTACCAGGTTTTTCAATCCATACGTACTCATTGGCACAG gCAATAAGCATAACTTCTATGTCTCCTTGCAGTAGACAAGTTATCAGATATTTCTCAATATTTCATTGGCTTGTTCCAG ATAAACAAACCATATCGCCCATTGGCATCAGGGGAGTATTCTTTTGGAGCTGGTGTCATTCTCACTGCATCATGTTTGATTCTG AGTTTTGGAAGTGGATGGATTGTAGGTTCACCTCCATTGTTGTGGGCTCTTTCCATCCATTTTTTGCTGGGGACTGCTTATTCAATCGGTGTAAGTTCATTTTGATGGCATATACACTTCATTTCCCCCCTGGTTATTTAGGGCATAATTTTTAA
- the LOC111241262 gene encoding uncharacterized protein LOC111241262 isoform X3, with protein sequence MHLPGFSIHTYSLAQAISITSMSPCSRQVIRYFSIFHWLVPDKQTISPIGIRGVFFWSWCHSHCIMFDSEFWKWMDCRFTSIVVGSFHPFFAGDCLFNR encoded by the exons ATGCATTTACCAGGTTTTTCAATCCATACGTACTCATTGGCACAG gCAATAAGCATAACTTCTATGTCTCCTTGCAGTAGACAAGTTATCAGATATTTCTCAATATTTCATTGGCTTGTTCCAG ATAAACAAACCATATCGCCCATTGGCATCAGGGGAGTATTCTTTTGGAGCTGGTGTCATTCTCACTGCATCATGTTTGATTCTG AGTTTTGGAAGTGGATGGATTGTAGGTTCACCTCCATTGTTGTGGGCTCTTTCCATCCATTTTTTGCTGGGGACTGCTTATTCAATCGGT AG
- the LOC106778575 gene encoding extensin-2-like — protein YVYKSPPPPSPSPPPPYVYKSPPPPSPSPPPPYVYESPPPPSPSPPPPYVYKSPPPPSPSPPPPYIYKSPPPPSPPPPPTYFYKSPPPPSPSPPPPYYYKSPPPPSPSPPPPYVYKSPPPPSPSPPPPYVYKSPPPPSPSPPPPYYYKSPPPPSPSPPPYYYKSPPPPPKY, from the coding sequence TATGTTTACAagtcaccaccaccaccatctccTTCCCCACCACCTCCATATGTTTACAagtcaccaccaccaccatctccTTCCCCACCACCTCCATATGTTTACGAGTCCCCACCTCCTCCATCTCCTTCCCCTCCACCTCCTTATGTTTACAAGTCTCCACCTCCACCATCACCTTCACCTCCCCCACCTTACATCTACAAATCCCCACCACCACCATCTCCCCCTCCTCCACctacatatttttataagtcACCACCCCCACCATCTCCTTCGCCACCTCCCCCATATTACTACAAGTCTCCACCCCCACCTTCCCCCTCTCCTCCTCCACCATATGTTTACAAGTCTCCACCTCCTCCTTCACCTTCTCCACCTCCTCCCTATGTATATAAGTCTCCTCCTCCACCTTCTCCCTCGCCTCCTCCACCATACTATTACAAGTCACCACCACCTCCTTCTCCTTCACCACCACCATATTACTACAAGTCTCCACCCCCACCTCCTAAGTATTAA
- the LOC106776042 gene encoding polyadenylate-binding protein RBP47B', which produces MASTAIEEVRTLWIGDLQYWVDESYLSQCFAHSGEVVSIKIIRNKMTGQPEGYGFVEFVSHAAAEAFLRTYNGTQMPGTEQTFRLNWASFGDSGPDHSIFVGDLAPDVTDFLLQETFRAHYPSVKGAKVVTDPATGRSKGYGFVKFTDETQRNRAMTEMNGVYCSTRPMRISAATPKKNASFQNQYGPPKAMYQFPAYTAPVTTVEPENDVNNTTVCIGNLDLNVTEEELKQTFMQFGDIVSVKIYAGKGYGYVQFGTRASAEDAIQRMQGKIIGQQLIQISWASTLTARQDVPSGWGAQMDPNQWNAYYGYGQGYEAYVYGAAHDPSLYAYGAYAGYAAQYPQQVEGGQDMSVSMPVEESYDPLALPDVDKLNAAYLSTHGSSILGRSLWQRTSKSLQQA; this is translated from the exons ATGGCGTCGACGGCGATCGAGGAAGTACGAACTCTCTGGATTGGCGATTTGCAGTACTGGGTGGACGAGTCGTACCTCTCGCAGTGCTTCGCACACAGCGGCGAAGTGGTTTCCATCAAAATCATTCGCAACAAGATGACGGGCCAACCTGAGGGCTACGGCTTCGTGGAGTTCGTTTCTCACGCGGCGGCGGAGGCCTTTCTCCGCACCTACAACGGCACCCAAATGCCCGGTACGGAACAGACCTTCCGGCTTAATTGGGCCTCCTTCGGAGACTCTGGGCCCGACCATTCCATATTCGTCGGTGATCTCGCCCCCGATGTCACCGACTTCCTCCTCCAGGAAACTTTCCGGGCCCATTATCCTTCCGTCAAAGGGGCCAAAGTCGTGACCGACCCCGCCACTGGCCGCTCCAAGGGCTATGGCTTTGTTAAGTTCACCGACGAGACGCAGAGGAACCGCGCCATGACTGAAATGAACGGTGTTTATTGCTCCACGCGCCCTATGCGTATCAGCGCCGCTACTCCTAAAAAAAACGCTTCTTTTCAAAACCAATATGGTCCACCTAAAG CAATGTATCAATTTCCTGCATATACTGCTCCGGTGACTACTGTTGAGCCAGAAAATGATGTGAATAATACCACT GTTTGTATTGGTAATTTGGATCTTAATGTGACAGAGGAGGAGCTTAAGCAAACCTTTATGCAATTTGGAGATATTGTGTCGGTCAAAATTTATGCGGGCAAAGGATACGGTTATGTTCAATTTGGAACTAG AGCCTCTGCTGAAGATGCGATTCAGAGGATGCAGGGAAAGATAATAGGTCAACAATTGATCCAAATTTCTTGGGCTAGCACCTTGACAGCTAGACAG GATGTACCCAGTGGCTGGGGCGCTCAGATGGACCCAAATCAATGGAATGCCTATTATGGATATGGACAGGGTTACGAGGCATATGTTTATGGTGCGGCTCATGATCCCTCCTTGTACGCATATGGTGCATACGCTGGTTATGCTGCACAATACCCTCAACAG GTTGAAGGTGGTCAGGACATGTCAGTATCTATGCCTGTGGAGGAGTCGTATGATCCCCTGGCATTGCCTGATGTTGACAA ATTGAATGCTGCATATCTTTCGACGCATGGAAGTTCCATTTTAGGACGGTCCCTTTGGCAGAGAACTTCGAAATCTTTACAGCAAGCATAG